The Leptidea sinapis chromosome 27, ilLepSina1.1, whole genome shotgun sequence nucleotide sequence AAGCCAAAGGAAAGGGCAACGGTAAGTATTCACCATAATCCTaaccaatattataaatgtgaatgtgagTTTGTTAGTAAATGTTTCCCGCCTTAAGTACTCAACCGatcatcataaaattttgcataATGTCATGGATACCGAAAAGGAGAATTTTTGAAGAGTATCAGTGGGAGTGTGATACGACTTTAATGTGAACGAAGTCATGGGATGAAGCTATTCTTAATTTAATCCACCTTTAAACTCACATTttgcttaatatttaaaaattctcgTCTTTTTCTTCATCCAATGGTAAGAAgcacaataattaaatatgacTTACACACTGATAGTACTTTTTTATATTACGTCATATAGAAAGGTTTCTGGTTTCCTGATGATGAATCAAGATTTTATACTCaggtattttttattgtttttcaaaatgaAAACTTTTACCCTTGCTGAAGTCATTGTAAAAGCAGTATCAACTTAGAACTGGTTTTCCCTTATGAACATCTTCAATGGATATGTGGATGACATTTGTTGTCTGTTCTGGGCCAATCAGAAGCATTGCCATAGTTAATTTTTGAACCAATGTGAAGTTGTAATTTCTTAGGTATGATACTTGTGTCatcagtttttaaatttgaagCATCGAAATATGCGCCCATTGCCTTATGTTATTATGGCGATTCTAGTGAAGAAAAGCCAAGCACTGCTTGCTGCccatgaaaataacaaaaaagtaatttatcttAGAGATAAGTGTGTAtatgtggcggcgacatgggacgggtcgtcccctttcctaaaatatggttgagggaggcaatggctggctcatgcgtcatgctcgtgaacaggcgctgcttgtggtgccgggatgatcctgttgccggggactcggtttcagattctttaaagttattgtgtatacatatatatgtatggatatatacatgtttatttatttataatcgcttataaaatgctcacagaatacctttattgatttatggtgtatgtggatgatgcagctactgtactcaataacttttgtattaatttacatttttttttttgacttactcgtgtaacacattgactatttgacatttgagtgtgtttgttgcatcattttacattttacaaattatattgtaattgaaatgatctgtagatcttgatataaaagagtggcaatgagtttcttgctacttcttctcattagctcaaccctttacgaagtagcggtagattcaataagaaaaatattttatttttttgacattcataagtgtcattttcgtgacctacttgaataaactgattttgatttgatttgatttgataaagaATCACTAATATTCTCACAAATTATAAGTAAGCAAAtagagatatatttaatacaatatacttaaaaatacatatacaggtgtcccaaagttatggaacatgaagggaaagtacattaaatattgaagataggctattttactgaaagaagactatgttatttttaaaagttagtacttatttaaggtactttcccttcatgtcccataactttgggacaccctgtatacaaataaacatccatgacttggaaagaaacattcatattcatcatataaatgattgcacctaccaggattggaacccgggacctctagcttagtagacaGTGTACTAACCACTGTGCTGTAGGGGTCGTCAAAAGTATGTACCTACTGTGCCAATATTAGATTTGGTGAACGAGCTGTTCAGTTTTAAATTGCATTATCATAAAGATGTTTTGGTGCACATTCAAACTTTCTGCCATTCTTTGCCTGTCTTTCTTCTTTGGCTTTATTGccaaatgtaaataatttgttttttcttatgAATGTTTTAGGTGGTATAAGTGGCAACACAGACAGTGACCCTGGGCGCTCAGGCAAGCCTGTGGTGGTTATTGATGACTGCCAGTTCCACCAGTGTGTGAAGCTGAGCAAGTTTGAGACCGAGCACTCCATATCCTTCATACCACCGGATGGCGAGTTTGAACTCATGAGGTAATAAAACTTGTGAATGGCTTATAATAGACATCTACCTACATAAATCAAAGTCACTTCCCACTGTCTTTATAACTATGCAATGgatttgatgcggtttttttttaataaggaaggtttatatgtttAATACATGCATATTTTAGAAGAGAAATGTCATCAATAAACACTTttgcgcttacattgcaaacacTGGCTCTACCCGACAagatagataaaaatattgtacatcTTAAAAAGGTCTGCAAAAACGTCCGGATGGTATATGTCTACCACTTAGGAAAAACCCACAATAACGAATTTTCTATCATTTTGTATCATTACGTTTATAAAGTATTGCAGTCTACAAAACTCTTTTGtatattatcattgttttttATTGAGATATAAATTACGTGGTCACtcggaaataataatttatttaattcttactATTAACTTTTGACAAGTACtgctttattaaaacaaaaactatgttatacctagataaaatatatattttggatGTGAAGTTCAGTTTCCGAAACATTAAGTTGGTTAGGTAGGCGCTGCAGATAGAGGTCGCTGACTACTTTGACATTACTTCACTGCGTGCGCGATGTTATAAAGCTGCTGTTAATCTTCTCAACTAAAATACTATAACTCTACAAGGCAAACCACCCCAACATTTTCCATTCATTCACTAAAGGTATTGTCAAACATAAATGCGAATCGAACTGAAAGCATGGAAAATGCAAACCGAAAAGTAGGCATAGCAAACCGAAACCGAAGCGTTGCCACTCGTTTcaaacttttgttaaataaacaCAGACTTTTTTTTgacacataaattatcttgccccaaactaggcaaaacctgtactgtgggtacaagacaaagatatatttaatacgatattcttacttaaacgtacatataaacatccatgactcggaaacaaacattcatattcatcatataatgatgagtaggcagggtcactaacaacTGTGCTTTAGGGGTTGtcatatataatatcaatatggCAATATTGATCCACGGGGTCTAACCCAGACCTCAGAACTTCGATGAAGCTGGGATTTATAAATAGAACACGGTAATACTCCAAGCCGGCCATAATCTAGCGcgcacatacatatatatacattataaacAGCTATGACtgagaaacaaacatacattttcatcataaatataaatcattgccgggattcgaacccgggacctctagcttagtagtcaggctcactaaccattcggctatatgggtcgtcgctGGCTTTAGTTTCTCCTGGCGTGACAGGCACTTCGGTTCGCTACGTATTCGGTTTCCTTGGGCTATGTGACAAGCTATgtaacaaacaatattatacataacaaaatgaaaacgaTTCGCTACGCTTTCGGTTCGCTGTCTGTTTGACAATAGCTTTATTACATTTTCCTGACACTTACCTCTTCAGTGTCATTTTCTTATAATCCTGTGTATATTTCTAGAAATTTTTAGAAATCACTCAAATACAGCAAGAACCAACTTGAACAGCAAGATGACATGATACTTGTGCAGTTTTTGTTTAAATCAACTAGTCCAAGGCACACAGCTCAAATTAGGTCCctctcttagatcatttatacttctagataattatgacagctgtgattttgagcaattcacgcacactgacACAATGTGTCATactaatcgcgagtgtaagacgtagtttgtcacacactaaactaatatgaataatttataaaagtacCCTCTAAACTTTTATCCATACTGCTTACAGATACCGTACTACAAAAGATATATCACTACCGTTCCGAGTGATCCCTCTAGTCCGTGAAGTGGGTCGCACGAAGATGGAAGTGAAAGTGGTACTGAAGTCCAACTTCAAGCCTTCACTGTTAGGACAGAAGATTGAAGTCAAGATACCAACACCGCTGAACACTAGTGGTGTACAACTCATTTGCTTAAAGGGGAAGGCTAAATATAAGGCCTCAGAGAATGCTATTGTTTGGAAGTAAGTAAATCTCCACTAAATTCCTATATGAAGCGCTCTAATAGCTTTGAAATAAATGTTACATTTGTATGCAACCAAATTACTTTATGTATAGTACATTCAAAATCTTTGAAAAAGCTGTCATATTTCCATGGAACTGTTATCTGCTATTGTAATAATTCATAGTAATattcataacattttaaatCATAGGAATATTTTTCGTTACGATCTAGATGTCATATTACAGAAAGTTAACTAAACCTAGCTGAGCCAATATTGCGGATCTCCACATAATTGAGACTCTTCCACCTGCGTTTTATATTCCGTGGTTAacatataatattgaatataatatgtatattgcataacAGAATCAAACGCATGGCTGGCATGAAGGAGACACAACTCTCCGCTGAGATAGAGTTGCTGGAGACAGACACAAAGAAGAAGTGGACCAGACCTCCCATTTCAATGGGCTTTGAAGTGCCCTTTGCTCCCTCAGGATTCAAGGTACTACATTTAAtgtacttaattttatatactaacatcatttatacttctagatattgacagctgtgaaaacgtcgaaaaaaattcaGGTCGaatgttaacctctattttgagcaaaccacgcacattaacacaaagtcacaaatcacgagtgtaacacgtagcttgtcatgcacactaaagtaataaacctgtcctgttttcatctgttgtctagcagcaatTATAGGCTCTGTATATATACCTTCTTTTCTGGTTATATGCAATACTTTACAAATTTCATTGTATCActtaaaatatcacaaaaaattgtaatagtatattatgtagtgtCTACAAAGGAGATTGCGCAAAAATCTATGGACTGCCGCCTAGAATTGCATCAAATTCAGAGTTTTTTAGATGGTACATAAAAATCCAAAGATTACACCCCCAGTTTCCGTTTTTGAAATCAAACCCCGGGTTTTGATGttatttgaaaaatgtaatataaccccaaaatcaaaacaattcgTATGACGTCCAGGTAATCTAAGCTATGTACCTATAAACTTCGAAATgcttttcattaaattaatttcattacatttcgaaaataattaattaaatctacCAAATCAAAAACGGCCTAATTACATATTTACTACCTAGGTACCAAGCAGACTTtcgtaataacaaataaattcacCACACTAAACTGTGGAATAGAACACATAAgttataaaatctaatatataaaattcttatgtCGCGgagtttgtagttaaactccttcgaaactgCTTGACCGATTCGtgtgaaattttgagtgcatattgggtgtctgagaatcggacaacatctatttttcatccccttgaatgttaagggtggtccacaccaatctttttttttaatttttttgacatttctttgacattttttttttgtttgattatgtcagaaagcagttagaaagattagagtacacgaatgttgcgaccgctagattagtgtactttagttattttcacagcatcatgacgtacggtatattactatggggtcatgctgctgacattgatatagtgtttgcactgcaaaagagagctgttcgtgctatatatcagcttggttatagacagtctctcaaagaaaaatttaatgaaataaatattatgactgtttattgtcagtacatttatgaaaatttaatatatgttcacaaaaatcgtcaccgttttgctcttaatagtgattttcattattataacactagaaataagggattgcttgtaactaattctagtaggcttcataagatacataatagctttaagggtaaatgtatacacttctacaataaagtcccagccactgttcaggcattatctataaataaatttaaatgttttataaaaaaatggctctgtcgtaaatcctattactccactgctgaatatctaaatgatcggacagcctgggactagattgtgattattttatagcgactgtacaatattgtatatttttattgaaaagagcgcataaaaaaagaatgctgggagagtttcttgcgccgcttcttctctctcagagcgccatttgtttccgaagcggtagtagtatctagtagtataagaaatgacatcaaaaagaattctaaaggaatcaattttgagaaaataaatgccttttatgcccttttatgaccttttatgcctttttatgccttttatgccttttaagcattaaaaatacatacaactaattttcacccatctacgatcaacagttacttttgtatcgcgattttaatatcggaaatacaacgtttgctgggtcagctagtaattatatatttatttatcaaataacgAACATTTTTATATGTAACAACATTTATGTACATGAATGAAAACGCATTTATTggcacaaatatttttttgggtTACACTATTACACAGGTAGTAAGTATTTCAAGATTTGGAGGTTTTATTGATCGCTTTCACactcatttattataaatatacagtcAGTATTACAGAACCacacaaagtaaataaaattaaaatgtcctATCCTATTCCTAaagtataccagtgggaggctccttaggaCAGGAttccggttagattatggataccacaacggcgcctatttctgccgtgaggctattattgttgcggtctgaagcgcgccgtagctagtgaaatactactgggcaaatgagaaataacatcttatgtatcaaggtgatgagcgcaaatgaagtgccgctcaaaatttttgggtttttcaagaatccgtaaaaaaaagaaatcacaactttaaataaaatattattttacgctCAATTAACGAAAGAGTCGCACACTTAGTGATGATGTAAtcacacttatttttttttttgtttataacttTGTTTCCAGGTGCGTTACTTGAAAGTGTTTGAGCCAAAACTGAACTACTCAGACCATGATGTGATTAAATGGGTCCGCTACATCGGTCGCTCCGGACTCTATGAGACTAGATGCTGAATACTCTATGATTGGACTATTGTAAGTGTTTaactatattgttttttttttgaattggaAAGCAACTGAGGCATATTCAGTTGTCAGTGGTCACCTCTGATCCTTAATATTCACAGCTGTGGTTCAATGTTTAAAGGTGATTTGACTTGACTTACATTCCCGTAACTCATAGCTGGGACTGATCCATAGTCCATCTTcatcctgttttttttttatggaataagaggacaaacgagcgtacgggtcacctgttgttaagtgatcaccgccgcccacaatctcttgcaacaccagaggaattacaggagcgttgccggcctttaaggtgtacgcgctttttttgaaggtacccatgtcgtatcgtcccggaaacaccgcacaaggaagctcattccacagttttgtagtccgtggaagaaagctccttgtaaaccgcactgtggaggaccgccacacatccagatggtggggatgatatcctaacttgtggcgtgtcgtgcgaaggtggaatttggcgacaggaatcaggtgttCATCCTAATTGATCCTTAGTTTATTGATTACACTCCCAAGTCTCTGCAATGGCTTTCGcttccatttttattttagattgtACTTGTGTTTTCTATAAATATCGAAGTGGTTCACGGCTGGTTGggccttttatttatataattatgtagattaattaaatatttaataataatttttatatttgttacagaTCTATGCATCTCGTTGCAAATGTGTACTGCTGGCAACAATATTATATGAtagatatctatatattatgttagtaataTTATTCTGGAATCTGGAATTTGAATATCGCTATTTATATGTGTTGTCATATAAATTTAgcttttaaatacaataaaatatgaattatttgtgaaaatcATGATGCTGTAACTTAACTTACTGCCAGTGATGTCTTAATTAAGTCAAACCCACTgtttcaacaaaattaaatataaggTCAGCTTTCAGTGTCAATCTTTAAGAAGCCGATcagaattttgtatattatagaaCAATCAATAGTGTTCTTCGCGGTGAATGATCTCAGCAGTAACAAATTTCTTAGTTTCTTTTCTTTCATTTTCGGTGACCATGTTCATTCACGGAACCCGGAAAAACGGAAAcagaatttgaataatatacaGTCGTAATTggtgaaatttaaaagtatacgCTATCAagccaaacaataataatagtacatagagcaaatctcattttttttaaattagagatAATTTGTTACACAAGTGTATTCCAGAAACTTGTTGGCAGTAAATGTTACAAGCAATCTACAGGAAATGTATTTAAACCGACAAAAACAAAcagttatatattttgtatggtTTCGGCGTGtttgtcatttttaaaatagtgAATCTCACTTCGTATATTTCTAACATGTACCTATAActtcattatcattatttttttaacgactTTATAAAGGTGACTTATAAGCGGCTATGTTCATTTGATATTTGTTGTAAGTTTCTATATGTCTCACTCTCTGTGATAGATTAACAGTTCATCTATTCACTATTAGGCGATGGTTGGTAAAAAATGTTAGAGTCGTCCACCACTTAAATGAGGTACGGAGTAAGTGATAGATTCTAGATTGATTCAATCAACCACCTACCATCAAATGTTAGGTACGCAATAATGGTATGGCAATAATTCACCGATTAAAATGGTCATTGAATAAAATCTGCCTGCTATCGAATTCTGCAATTAACGAAGACCATCACTAGTAATTCAATTAAGGAAATCTGCGATCGACTATAACCTGCCATCATATata carries:
- the LOC126972812 gene encoding AP-2 complex subunit mu, with translation MIGGLFVYNHKGEVLISRVYRDDIGRNAVDAFRVNVIHARQQVRSPVTNIARTSFFHIKRANIWLAAVTKQNVNAAMVFEFLLKIIDVMQSYFGKISEENIKNNFVLIYELLDEILDFGYPQNSDTGVLKTFITQQGIKSASKEEQAQITSQVTGQIGWRREGIKYRRNELFLDVLEYVNLLMSPQGQVLSAHVAGKVVMKSYLSGMPECKFGINDKIVMEAKGKGNGGISGNTDSDPGRSGKPVVVIDDCQFHQCVKLSKFETEHSISFIPPDGEFELMRYRTTKDISLPFRVIPLVREVGRTKMEVKVVLKSNFKPSLLGQKIEVKIPTPLNTSGVQLICLKGKAKYKASENAIVWKIKRMAGMKETQLSAEIELLETDTKKKWTRPPISMGFEVPFAPSGFKVRYLKVFEPKLNYSDHDVIKWVRYIGRSGLYETRC